The proteins below come from a single Arthrobacter sp. zg-Y1171 genomic window:
- the treZ gene encoding malto-oligosyltrehalose trehalohydrolase — MRTDFDVWAPKAGTVTLLADGRRLSMTRGENGWWHAQHAELTEDIDYGYLIDDAETPVPDPRSRRQPEGVHALSRTFDPDLYQWHDADWVSPGLDGGAIYEMHIGTFTPEGTLDAAIGRLDYLVDLGVRFVELLPVNAFNGTHNWGYDGVLWYAVQETYGGPEAYQRFVDAAHQAGLGVIQDVVYNHLGPSGNYLPMFGPYLTEGKANTWGDSVNLDGPLSDVVREYIVDNVLMWFRDYHVDGLRLDAVHALHDERAVHILEEMAAATDKCAEALGKPLFLIAESDLNNPRLITPRNVNGYGLAGQWSDDFHHAAHTNLTGENGGYYEDFDSLGALAKVLQEGFFHNGTYSSFRERGHGRPLDKEAVTARQLVTAIQNHDQIGNRAAGDRLSATLGYEQLALGAVLSLASPFTPMLFMGEEFGASTPWQFFTSHPEPELGKATAEGRLKEFERMGWDPDTVPNPQDPSTFTNSKLDWSEVEQGDHGRLLDLYRRLLALRRETPDLMDPDLRKVRVDYDEVGRWLVMQRGSTAVALNFADSPRELPLPFGRQAEVLLETAPAKLYGDAVQLPAYGAAILAG; from the coding sequence ATGAGGACCGACTTCGATGTGTGGGCGCCCAAGGCCGGCACCGTGACGCTGCTGGCCGACGGCCGGCGCCTGTCGATGACCCGCGGAGAGAACGGCTGGTGGCACGCCCAGCACGCCGAACTCACCGAGGACATCGACTATGGCTACCTCATTGACGACGCCGAGACGCCGGTGCCGGATCCCCGGTCCCGGCGGCAGCCCGAGGGCGTGCACGCACTTTCGCGCACCTTCGATCCGGATCTGTACCAGTGGCATGACGCCGACTGGGTCTCCCCGGGACTCGACGGCGGGGCGATCTATGAGATGCACATCGGTACCTTCACTCCCGAAGGCACGCTGGATGCGGCGATCGGCCGGCTGGACTACCTGGTGGACCTGGGTGTGCGCTTTGTCGAACTGCTGCCCGTCAATGCCTTCAACGGAACCCACAACTGGGGTTACGACGGCGTGCTCTGGTACGCCGTGCAGGAAACCTACGGCGGGCCCGAGGCCTACCAGCGGTTCGTGGACGCGGCCCACCAGGCCGGACTGGGCGTTATCCAGGACGTCGTCTACAACCACCTTGGACCCAGCGGCAATTACCTGCCGATGTTCGGCCCCTACCTCACCGAGGGGAAGGCGAACACCTGGGGGGACTCGGTCAACCTGGACGGCCCGCTCTCCGACGTCGTCCGCGAGTACATTGTGGACAACGTCCTCATGTGGTTCCGCGACTACCACGTGGACGGACTGCGGCTGGATGCGGTGCACGCGCTGCATGACGAACGCGCCGTGCACATCCTCGAAGAGATGGCCGCCGCGACGGACAAATGCGCGGAAGCCCTGGGGAAACCGCTGTTCCTCATCGCGGAGTCGGATTTGAACAACCCCCGGCTCATCACCCCGCGGAACGTCAACGGCTACGGCCTTGCCGGCCAGTGGTCCGATGACTTCCACCATGCCGCCCACACCAACCTCACGGGTGAAAACGGCGGGTACTACGAGGATTTCGATTCACTCGGTGCACTGGCGAAGGTCCTGCAGGAAGGGTTCTTCCACAACGGAACGTACTCCTCCTTCCGGGAGCGCGGCCACGGACGTCCGTTGGACAAGGAGGCAGTGACCGCACGCCAGCTGGTCACCGCCATCCAGAACCACGACCAGATCGGCAACCGGGCGGCCGGCGACCGGCTGAGTGCGACGCTGGGGTACGAACAGCTCGCCCTCGGCGCGGTGCTGAGCCTGGCCTCGCCGTTCACGCCCATGCTCTTCATGGGTGAAGAATTCGGGGCCTCCACGCCCTGGCAGTTCTTCACCTCGCACCCCGAACCCGAGCTGGGAAAGGCCACGGCAGAGGGACGCCTGAAGGAATTCGAGCGGATGGGATGGGATCCGGACACGGTGCCGAATCCCCAGGATCCGTCCACCTTCACCAACTCGAAGCTGGACTGGTCCGAGGTGGAACAGGGGGACCACGGCCGGCTGCTGGACCTGTACCGCAGGCTCCTGGCGCTGCGCCGCGAGACCCCCGACCTGATGGACCCGGACCTGCGCAAGGTCCGGGTGGACTATGACGAAGTGGGCCGCTGGCTGGTTATGCAGCGCGGTTCCACGGCGGTGGCGCTGAACTTTGCCGACAGCCCGCGCG
- the treY gene encoding malto-oligosyltrehalose synthase — MRTPLSTYRLQIRPSFTLFDAAELVPYLADLGVDWVYLSPILTAEEGSDHGYDVTDPSAVDPTRGGAEGLKALSDAARAAGLGVLVDIVPNHMGIATPHRNKWWWSVLAEGRGSRYAEAFDIDWDAGNGKLRLPVLGDGDNELEQLKLAGNELHYYDHRFPVAEGTAAEGDSAQDVHARQSYELVNWRRADSELNYRRFFGVNTLAGIRVEEPWVFDEAHAEIKRWFDEGLVDGLRIDHPDGLADPKGYLARLREITGGAYILVEKILEPGEKLAADWETEGTTGYDALADIDRLFVDPAGSDTLTALVPMEPYAQMIHGTKRVIADGLLHSEVQRLVRLLPADSGLEPETAADALAELLACFPVYRSYLPEGADHLTEAVIAAKVHRPDLAAALDILHPLLNPLLGEDSAGTVSLSSLGELAVRFQQTSGMVMAKGVEDTAFYRYSRLTSLNEVGADPAHFAVSPFEMHTRMLRRQLEQPAAMTALTTHDTKRSEDTRARISVLAEIPEEWSEAFTRLDALVPMHDGPMANLLWQTFVGAWPLSRERAHAYAEKAAREASSSTTWTAPNAEFEERMHAAIDAAFDNPDVNAVITALVERVREAGYSNSLSAKLLQLTMPGVPDVYQGTEFWDRSLVDPDNRREVDFARRREVAASFADAGAPALDEDATAKLLVTTRALQLKRGRPELFTGYVPVAVEGPAAEHLFGFDRGGAVTLVTRLPLGLQRQGGWQDTAVVLAPGTYRDVITGKTHESGGRLAAADLFGTYPVALLVREDGK; from the coding sequence ATGAGGACACCCCTCTCCACGTACCGCCTGCAGATCCGCCCGTCCTTCACCCTGTTCGACGCCGCGGAACTCGTGCCGTACCTGGCTGACCTTGGCGTGGACTGGGTCTACCTCTCACCGATCCTCACGGCGGAAGAAGGCTCGGACCACGGCTACGACGTCACTGATCCTTCAGCCGTCGACCCGACCCGCGGCGGAGCGGAGGGGCTGAAGGCCCTTTCCGACGCCGCCCGCGCGGCCGGTCTTGGCGTGCTCGTGGACATTGTGCCCAACCACATGGGCATCGCGACACCGCACCGGAACAAATGGTGGTGGTCCGTGTTGGCCGAAGGCCGCGGTTCCCGGTATGCCGAAGCCTTCGACATTGACTGGGACGCCGGGAACGGGAAGCTGCGGCTGCCCGTCCTGGGCGACGGCGACAATGAGCTCGAGCAGCTCAAGCTGGCGGGCAATGAACTGCACTACTACGACCACCGTTTCCCGGTGGCCGAAGGCACCGCAGCAGAAGGCGACAGTGCGCAGGACGTGCACGCCCGCCAGTCCTACGAACTGGTGAACTGGCGCCGCGCCGACAGCGAGCTGAACTACCGCCGGTTCTTCGGGGTCAACACCCTGGCCGGCATCCGCGTGGAAGAGCCCTGGGTCTTTGACGAGGCACACGCCGAAATTAAGCGCTGGTTCGACGAGGGCCTCGTGGACGGCCTGCGCATCGACCATCCGGACGGGCTCGCCGATCCCAAGGGCTACCTGGCCCGGCTGCGCGAGATCACCGGCGGAGCGTACATCCTGGTGGAAAAGATCCTGGAACCGGGCGAAAAGCTCGCCGCGGACTGGGAAACCGAAGGCACCACCGGCTACGACGCGCTGGCCGACATCGACCGGTTGTTCGTGGACCCGGCGGGCAGTGACACGCTGACCGCGCTGGTGCCCATGGAACCGTACGCACAGATGATCCACGGCACCAAGCGGGTCATCGCGGACGGCCTGCTGCACTCCGAGGTGCAGCGCCTCGTGCGCCTGCTCCCTGCGGACAGCGGACTGGAACCGGAGACGGCAGCAGATGCGCTCGCGGAACTGCTGGCCTGCTTCCCGGTCTACCGCAGCTACCTGCCCGAAGGTGCCGACCACCTGACCGAGGCCGTCATCGCGGCCAAGGTGCACCGGCCGGACCTGGCGGCGGCGCTGGACATCCTGCATCCGCTGTTGAACCCGCTGCTGGGTGAAGACTCCGCGGGAACAGTGTCGCTTTCGAGTCTGGGCGAGCTGGCGGTGCGTTTCCAGCAGACCTCCGGCATGGTCATGGCCAAGGGCGTCGAGGATACGGCGTTCTACCGTTACTCCCGGCTGACCTCCCTCAACGAGGTTGGCGCCGACCCGGCACACTTCGCCGTATCCCCGTTTGAAATGCACACCCGGATGCTCCGCCGGCAGCTGGAACAGCCGGCGGCCATGACGGCCCTGACTACGCACGACACCAAGCGCAGCGAAGACACCCGGGCCAGGATTTCCGTGCTCGCGGAAATCCCGGAGGAGTGGAGCGAAGCATTCACCCGCCTCGACGCCCTTGTTCCGATGCATGACGGGCCGATGGCGAACCTGCTCTGGCAGACCTTCGTCGGGGCCTGGCCGCTGAGCCGGGAACGTGCACATGCCTACGCAGAGAAGGCCGCCCGCGAAGCCTCCAGCAGCACCACCTGGACGGCTCCCAACGCCGAGTTCGAAGAGCGGATGCATGCAGCCATTGATGCGGCGTTCGACAATCCGGACGTCAACGCGGTAATCACTGCGCTGGTAGAACGCGTCCGGGAGGCGGGGTACAGCAATTCGCTCTCCGCCAAGCTCCTGCAGCTGACCATGCCCGGTGTGCCGGATGTCTACCAGGGCACCGAATTCTGGGACCGGTCACTGGTGGACCCGGACAACCGCCGCGAAGTGGACTTCGCCCGGCGGCGCGAGGTCGCGGCGTCGTTCGCCGACGCCGGTGCCCCCGCCCTGGACGAGGACGCGACAGCGAAGCTGCTCGTCACCACCCGCGCCCTGCAGCTCAAGCGCGGCCGGCCGGAGCTGTTCACGGGATACGTCCCCGTAGCGGTGGAAGGACCTGCGGCCGAACACCTCTTCGGGTTCGACCGCGGCGGAGCGGTAACGCTCGTGACCCGTCTGCCGCTGGGGCTGCAGCGCCAAGGTGGATGGCAGGACACCGCCGTCGTCCTGGCTCCGGGCACCTACCGTGACGTGATCACTGGAAAGACGCACGAAAGCGGCGGCCGGCTGGCAGCTGCGGATCTGTTCGGCACCTATCCGGTGGCGCTGCTTGTTCGGGAGGACGGCAAATGA